The genome window GGGCAGCTTGTAGATCCACACGTACGGCCACTTGCCGCCGAAGTTGTCGCCGATGTCGCCGAGGTAGATCTCGTTGCCCGGGCCCATGGAGACGGCCTCCACGTCACGCGGGGTGCCGATGCCGCGGAGGGTGAGGGTGGCCACCGTCTTTCCGGTGCGGCCGTCCACCGCGTAGACGTACGGGCCGTCGTCGCTGTCGTTGTGCGTCCAGTAGATCCCCGGGTGGAGACGGGAGGCGGCGAGCCCGCTCGACTCGGTGATCCGGGGATCCTTGATGGTGAAGCCCCCGTCGTCGGCGGACGCGGGCGCCGACGCGACGAGCGCGAGCACACCGGCGAGCAGGGCCCCGAAGAGGCCGGAGAGGAACGCGGACGATCGACGCATGGCCCCAGCGTGCCATCCCGTGATCGGCGGGCGTCGCGCGTGTCGATCCTCACACCCACCCCATCCCATACGTCCCACGCCGTTTCCCCGCTGATCGTCCATCATGAGCGGATGCTCAGGTTCATGCCCGTAGGCGACTCCCAGACGATCGGCAGCGCGGGCGAACACACATGGCGTTACCGGCTGTGGCGGCATCTCTGCACGACGTACGGCGGCCCGTGCACGCTCGTCGGTCCGCGCGAGACGCTGTACGACAAGGCGGCGGACGCGCCGACGTCGCACGCCTACGCCGAACCCGACTTCCCCCGCGCCCACCTGGCGGGCTGGGGCGAGGGCTGGTTGCACATGGCGCCGCTGATCGCGGACGCGGTCCGCGCGTCGCGGGCGGACGTGCTCCTGGTCTCCCTGGGCCTGATCGACCTGGGCTTCTACACGAACGCGGAGCAGACGGCGGAGAACGTGCGCCGCTTCGTGACTCAGGCGCGGAGCGCCAACCCTCGTGTCCGGATGGTCCTGCTCCCGGTGATCCCCAACATCCGGGCGCAGGCGGACGCGCTCTTCGGGGCCCAGGTGGCCCTCTTCAACGAACTTCTGGCGAAGGCGGCTGCCGACCTGGACGAGCCCCGCTCGCCGATCCTGCTGGCCTCGCCGCCGCCGTCGTACGACATCCACGTCGACACGTACGACGGTACGCATCCGAATGCCTCCGGCGAGCACAAGATCGCGGCGGCGTTCGCGGGGGCGATGTGGGAGGCGTGGGGGATCGGACAGGTGTACGCGGCCGGAACAAGTTGACCGATTTCCGGCGTCTCCTCGTCACCGTGCGTATCGTTGAACAGCGCGGCTGCACTCGTCCGTGGGCAGCCGGGGAGGAGCGCCACGATGACCGTCCTTGAAGACAGGATCGAAATGGCCGACGCCGACGCCAACACCAAGCGTCTGGACGAGTGGTTCGAGCGTCTTGAGCGCATGCCCGTCCCCGAGGGATACAGGGTCGAGATCGTCGGGGGCAACGTCCATATGACGCCGCAGCGGGACACTCATTGGCTGATCATCCGCGAGTTCCTCTGGGCTCTCGAGGACAGGTTCGGGAGGAAGGTCAAGGTGTTCTCGGACGTCCGCATCGACTTCCCGGGCCACGAAAACGGCTTCTGCCCGGACGTCGCCCTGCTCAAGAGCTCGGCAAAGCCGGACGACACGGGCCACTGGCGTTACCAGGACGTCGAGTTCGTCGCCGAGGTCATCTCCCAGGGCACGGCTCAGAACGACTACGGCCCGAAGAGGGCCGCCTACGCTGACGCCGAGGTCCCTGTCTACGTCATCGCCGATCCCTACCAGGGACGGTGCTACGTCTACACCGACCCCAAGGACGGCGACTACGAGAACAGGACGCCGGTGGACTTCGGCACCGACATCGACCTGACCGGCACCGTGGTCGACCTCGTCCTCAAAACCGACGACTTCCCTCGCGACTGATCCGCCCGCTCCCCGACCCCCTTGCCTAGAGCGCACTCCACGCCGTTGGCTAAGCAGTCATGAAGTACACGCAGCTCGGACGCACGGGACTCAAGGTCAGCCGGCTCGTTCTCGGGACCATGAACTTCGGTCCGCAGACCGAGGAAACCGACAGTCACGCGATCATGGACGCGGCCCTGGACGCGGGGATCAACTTCTTCGACACCGCCAACGTGTACGGCTGGGGCGAGAACAAGGGCCGTACCGAGACCATCATCGGCAACTGGTTCGCCAAGGGCGGCGAGCGGCGCGACAAGGTCGTGCTCGCCACCAAGGTGTACGGCAACATGGGCCCGGACGGGGAGGCCTGGCCCAACCACGACAAGCTCTCCGCCGTGAACATCCGGCGGGCGGTCGACGCCAGCCTCAAGCGCCTCCAGACCGACTACATCGACCTGTACCAGTTCCACCACATCGACCGGAACACTCCCTTCGAGGAGATCTGGCAGGCCCTGGACGTGCTGGTCCAGCAGGGCAAGGTCCTGTACGTCGGCTCCAGCAATTTCCCCGGCTACAAGATCGCGCAGGCGAACGAGACCGCCGCCCGGCTCGGCTCGCTGGGACTGGTCAGCGAGCAGTGCCTGTACAACCTCTTCGAGCGCCGCGCCGAGATGGAGGTCATCCCGGCCGCGCAGGACTACGGCGTCGGAGTCATCCCGTGGTCGCCGCTGCACGGCGGAATGCTGGGCGGCGTCATCAAGAAGGAGGTGCAAGGCGGACGCCGGGCCGGCGGGCGCACCGCCGACTCGCTCGCCGATCCCGCTGTGCGGTCGCAGATCCAGTCCTACGAGGACCTGCTGGAGAAGCACGGCCTGGAGCCCGGCGAAGCGGCTCTCGCCTGGCTGCTGACCCGCCCCGGCGTCACGGGACCGATCGTCGGCCCGCGCACCGCCGAGCAGCTTGAGTCCGCGATCAGGGCGGTGGAGCTGGAGCTGACGGAGGAGGTCCTGGCGGGCCTGGAGGAGATCTTCCCCGGTCCGGGCCCGTCTCCGGAGGCCTTCGCCTGGTAGCCCGCCCGGCGGGACGCGGATGCGGGACGCGGGTGGTGTCCGCGGGCCGGGAAGGTCTGGCCCGGGGCACCTCGCCCGCGTCCGCGCGGTACCCCTGGATCTACTTCCCGACCGCCGCCGCCAGCGCCACCACTGCGAACATCAGCACGAGCACACCGGCCATGATCCGGTTTCGGGTCTTCGGGTCCACGTATCGAGCCTAACCGGGCCTCGTCACTCCCCTGCGCCGAGCCCCCACCGCTCCACCGTCTCGTAGCGCGGCTGCTCCCCCGGCACGCCCGACCTCGGCAGGCGGCTGCGCACGAGGGTCAGGTCGGCGACCCTCCACTCGCGGCCCGCGAACTCCCGCAGTGCCGCCACATACGGCCGGAGGTCCGCCGGGCCCCGGCTGCGGGCCAGGGTCAGATGCGGGCGGTAGGGGCGGTGCTCCCCCATCTCCACGCCCGCCTTGCGCGCCGCGGACTCCACACGGTCGGCGAGCAGCCGAAGCGCCCGTACGTCCCCGGACGCGCCCACCCACAGTGCCCGGTCCCCGAAGCGCCCGCCCCCGGACACGGACAGCGGGAACGGCTCGGTGTGCCGGGCCGCCCGGGCGAGCCGCTCGGACAGGTCCGGTACGACGTCCTCGGACACCTCACCGTAGAAGGCCAGGGTGAAGTGCCAGGCCGGCCGTTCCGTCCAGCGCAGTGAGCGCGCCCCCGGCAGCCCCTCCAACTCCTTCACCGCCGAGGCCAGTTCCCGGAGGGCGTCCGGGGGCGGCAGCACCGCGGCGAAGAGTCTCATGACCTCACCTTCGCAGGGATCGGGTTCCCCGGCCACACCGGTGACCAGGCGCGAAGAGGGGCGCCCACGCCCCGGGGCGCCCCGAACCCCTCAGGCCGGCACCGGCTCCTCGCGCGGCACGAACCGCACCCGCGGGTGTCCCCGGTGCCAGCCCACCGTCAGGCGCAGGCCGCTCGCACGGGCCAGGATCAGGCCGATGGTCGCGGCGGCCAGGGCCGAGATCAGGCCGCCCAGGGCGAACCCGACCCGGGCGCCGTACGCGTCCGTGATCCAGCCGACGACGGGCGCCCCGAGCGGTGTACCGCCCATGAAGACCATCATGAACAGGGCCATGACGCGGCCGCGCATCGCCGGGTCCGTGCCCATCTGGACGGCCGTGTTCGCCGTGACGTTCACCGTGAGGCCGAAGATCCCTATCGGCACCATCAGCAGCGAGAACAACCACAGGGACGGCGCCCCGGCCGCCACGACCTCCAGCGTGCCGAAGAGGGCCGCCGCCGCGATCAGCACCCGCAGCCGGGCCGTGCCGCGGCGGGCGGCGAGCAGCGCGCCGGTCAGCGAGCCGATCGCCATCAGAGTGTTGAAGAGGCTGTAGGCGCCGGCGCCCGCGTGGAAGACGTCGTCCGCGTAGGCCGACAGCCACACGGGGAAGTTGAAGCCGAAGGTGCCGATGAACCCGACCAGCACGATCGGCCAGATCAGCTCCGGGTGCCCGGCGACATAGCGCAGGCCCTCGCGCAGCTGGCCCTTGCCGCGCGGTGCGCGATCCACGGCGTGCAGATCACGGGAGCGCATCAGCAGCAGGCCGGCGATGGGCGCGAGGAAGGACAGGCCGTTGAGCAGGAAGGCCCAGCCGGTGCCCATGCCGGTGATCAGGACACCGGCGACGGCGGGGCCGACCAGGCGGGCGGACTGGAAGTTCGCCGAGTTCAGGCTGACCGCGTTCTGCAGGTGCTTCGGGCCGACCATCTCGGAGACGAAGGACTGCCGGGCCGGGTTGTCGAGGACCGTGGCGAGTCCGACGGCGAAGGCGGCCACGTAGACGTGCCAGACCTGGACGTGCCCGGTCAGGGTCAGGAAGGCGAGGACGAGGCCGGTGGCTCCCATCGCCGACTGCGTGACGAGCAGCGTCGGGCGCTTGGGCAGACGGTCGACGAGGACGCCGCCGTACAGGCCGAACAGCAGCATCGGCAGGAACTGCAGCGCCGTGGTGACACCGACGGCGGTGGAGGAGCCGGTCAGGCTGAGCACCAGCCAGTCCTGGGCGATGCGCTGCATCCAGGTGCCGGTGTTGGAGACGACCTGGCCGAGGAAGAAGAGCCGGTAGTTACGGATGCGCAGCGAGCTGAACATCGATGACTTGCGGGGCTCGGTCGGGACGGCGGTCTCGGCGCGTTCGACGGACTCGGCCGGCAGGACGGGCTCGGTCCGCGCGTCGGGCTCGGCCGGCGGCACGGGCCCGGTCCGTGGGACGGGCTCGGTCCGTGGGACGGGCTCGGTCCGTGGGACGGGGCCGGTCTGCGTGACGGGCGCGGTCCTTGCGACGCGGCCGGTCCGTGCGACGGGCTTGGTGCGTGCGACGGTCTCGGTCCGCTCGACGGTCCCGGTCCGTGCGACGGTCCCGGTCCGCTCGGCAGGCTCGGGGCCCTCGGCGGCGGTGGGGGGTTGTGCCGGTTGTGCGGTCTCGTGGGCGGGCGGGGAGTAGTGGGTGGCTGGTGCGGGGGCGGAAGCTGCTCCGGTTCCCGTACTCAAAGGGATTCGCCTCCTTGCGATGACGGCTTCGTACGTACGCGGGTGGGGGCCGCGTCGGTCACGGTGGGCGTCCGGCACGGGCACGCATCCGTGGCCGCGACACCCCGGCTCGGGGTGCCGCAGGGCCCCGGATGCGGCCCGGTCACAGGTGCGCGAGCTTCTCGAGGACGGGGGCCGCGGCGCGCAGTGCCGCCCACTCGTCCTCGTCCAGGCCCTCGATCAGTCCGGCCAGGAACGCGTTTCTCTTGCGGCGGCTCTCCTCGAGCATCGCCTCGGCACGCTCGGTCTGGGTGACCACCTTCTGGCGCCGGTCCTCGGGGTGGGGCTCCAGGGCGACCAGACCCTTGCTCTCCAGCAGCGCCACGATGCGGGTCATCGAGGGCGGCTGGACGTGCTCCTTGCGGGCCAGCTCACCCGGGGTCGCGGAGCCGCAGCGGGCCAGGGTGCCGAGCACCGACATCTCGGTCGGGCTCAGCGACTCGTCGACCCGCTGGTGCTTGAGTCGGCGCGACAGGCGCATCACGGCGGAGCGGAGAGCGTTCACAGCGGCAGCGTCGTCGCCATGGGTCAGGTCAGGCATGCTCTTTAGGATAACTCATTACCTTTCCTAAAGACCACCCGGACGCACGCCCACAAGGGTGACTCCGACCACTTCCGCAGCGGCACGACCGGGACCAGGCAAGAAACCCCTGAGCTGCCTACATCACTCGAATGAGTGATCCGGCAGCGGAACGTGACCCCTCGCGTGCCCGGGTCGGGCAACCCTCGTCGCCATGGGGACCAGCGTGCTCAGCGTGCGTATAGACAGGGAACTGCTCGAGCGGCTCCGGCACCACGCCGCCAGAAGGGGAATGAGCGTCCAGGACTATGTCGTCCGGACGCTCATTCGGGATGACTTCGACCAGCGGTTCGAGGCCGCCGTCGAGGAGACGGAACGGTTCTACAACGGCTCTACGCCGGTCACCTGACCGTCGCCCGGCCCCGGAGGCCGGCCCGGCGGATCAGGTCAGGCCCAGCGCCGGCATCAGGTAGTAGAAGGCGAAGACCGCCGCCACCACGTACATCGCCGCCGGGACCTCACGCCCGCGGCCCGCGGCCAGGCGCAGCAGGGCGAAGGTGATGAAGCCCATGCCGATGCCGTTCGTGATGGAGTACGTGAACGGCATCATCAGCATGGTCACGAACGCGGGGATGGCGATCGTGTGGTCCGCCCAGTCGATCTCCTTGATCGAGTTGGACAGGATCAGGAAGCCCACCGCGACCAGGGCCGGGGTCGCCGCCTGGGACGGGACCATCGTGGCGACCGGGGTGAGGAAGAGCGCCACCGCGAACAGCAGGCCCGTGACGACGTTCGCGAAGCCCGTGCGCGCCCCCTCGCCGACACCGGCCGTGGACTCCACGAAGCAGGTGGTGGCCGAGGAGGAGCTGGCTCCGCCCGCCGCGACCGCGATGCCGTCGACGAAGAGGACCTTGTTGATGCCGGGCATGTTGCCCTCGGCGTCGGTCAGCTTGGCCTCGTCGCTGATGCCCATGATCGTGCCCATCGCGTCGAAGAAGCACGACAGCAGGACCGTGAAGACGAACAGAATGCCGGTCAGCACGCCGACCTTGCCGAAGCCTCCGAACAGGCTGACCTTGCCGATCAGACCGAAGTCGGGGCTGGCGACCGGGTTGCCGGGCCACTTCGGGACGGTCAGCCCCCAGCTGGGGATCTTGGCTACGGCGTTGAGGACCACCGCGAGGACCGTCATCGCGACGATCGAGATCAGGATCGCACCCGGAACCTTGCGGACGATCAGCGCGAAGGTGAGCAGCGCGCCGAGGACGAAGACCAGCACCGGCCAGCCGCTCAGGTGGCCGTTCACGCCGAGCTGGAGCGGGACCGTGGTCTGGGCGACGTCGGGGATACGGGTCACGAAGCCGGAGTCCACGAGACCGATCAGCATGATGAACAGGCCGATGCCGATCGAGATGCCCTTGCGCAGGCCGAGCGGCACGGCGTTCATCACGCGCTCGCGCAGACTGGTGGCGACGAGGAGCATCACCACGAAACCGGCGAGGACGACCATGCCCATCGCGTCCGGCCACGACATGCGCGGGGCGAGCTGGAGGGCGACGACCGTGTTCACGCCGAGGCCGGCGGCGAGGGCGATCGGGACGTTGCCGATCACGCCCATGAGCAGCGTGGTGAAGGCGGCCGTCACGGCCGTCGCGGTGACGAGCTGGCCGTGGTCCAGGTGGTGCCCGTACATGTCCTTCGCGCTGCCGAGGATGATCGGGTTCAGCACGATGATGTACGCCATCGCGAAGAAGGTGGCGAAACCGCCGCGGATCTCACGGGACAGCGTGCTGCCCCGCTCGGAGATCTTGAAGTAGCGGTCGAGGGCGCCGGACGGCGGCCGGGTGCCCGGCTGCTGCTGGGCGGAGGCCTTGGCGGGGGCCGAGGTGGGCATGCGGGACCTCAATGTGCACGGGGATCACGGGGATCGCGGACAAACGTGATCGAGTCTCGCCGTCGACTGTCACCAACAGGTTCCCCCACGCTTCTGTTGGTGCTTCATACGAACGTAAGCGGCCAGACTCGAACCGTTTCAGTATGAACATATAAGGCCCTGATCGCTATCTCCGCGCGTAGACCCTTGGCGCGCAAGGCCCCCAGGGCCGCGTCCGCGTCGCGCCGGGTCGGGGTCGGGTCGGCGTCGGAGCGGTTTCGGCTCCTCGTAAGCTGTGCGCATGGCGAAGTGGACCCCCAGGCACGAGGCGCCGGAGCCCCTTGAGGGCCCCGTGGCGCCCGTCGTCACCGGCGGCACGATCCTCTGGTTGCTGATGTTCCTGGTCCAGTTGCCGTTCTACGGCTGGTTCGCCGACCACGGGCACACATGGTGGCTGTGGACGTGCCTGGCGGGAGCGGGGCTGGGCTGCGTGGGCATCTGGTACGTGCGCAAGCGGGACGCGGCGATCAAGCGGGACACGGCGATCAAGCGGGCCGCCGACGCCGAGCGGTGACTTTCGCAGTACCTCTCCCGCGCTCCCTCCGACCCCCGCATGAGCCGCCCTCCTCCCCTGGTCGGATCTTTGAAGTGCTCGGCGGGTGAAGGCGCAAATCCGCACGTACCGTCGAATGCATGACGCACATCGACGCGGGCGCCGAACTCGATCCCGTGCACCCCGCCCCGATGCCCGTGCGGACGCGCGGCCTGACCGCCGCCGAAGTGGCCGAGCGGGTCGCCCGCGGTGACGTCAACGACGTTCCCGTGCGCAGCAGCCGCTCCCTCGGCGAGATCGTCCGCGCGAACGTCTTCACCCGCTTCAACGCGATCATCGGTGTGCTGTGGCTGATCATGCTGTTCGTGGCGCCGTTCCAGGACAGCCTGTTCGGATACGTCATCATCGCGAACACCGGGATCGGCATCATCCAGGAGTGGCGGGCCAAGAAGACCCTGGACTCCCTCGCGGTGATCGGCGAGGCACGGCCGACCGTGCGCCGGGACGGGACGGCGGCCGAGATCGGTACCTCCGAGATCGTGCTGGACGACGTCATCGAGATCGGGCCGGGGGACAAGATCGTCGTCGACGGCGTCTGCGTCGAGACCGACGGGCTGGAGATCGACGAGTCACTGCTCACCGGAGAGGCCGACCCCGTCGTCAAACGGCTCGGTGACCCTCTGATGTCCGGCAGCTTCGTGGTCGCGGGCGGTGGCGCGTTCCAGGCGACCAAGGTGGGCCGCGAGGCCTACGCCGTCCAGCTCGCCGACGAGGCGAGCCGTTTCACACTCGTGCACTCCGAGATGCGCACCGGCATCTCGACCATCCTCAAGTACGTCACCTGGATGATGGTCCCGACCGCGGTCGGCCTGGTGATCAGCCAGCTGGTGACGACGCAGCACGGGATCAAGGACTCCGTCGCCCGCACGGTCGGAGGCATCGTGCCCATGGTCCCCGAGGGGCTGGTCCTGCTGACCTCCGTGGCCTTCGCGATCGGTGTCATACGGCTGGGCCG of Streptomyces cynarae contains these proteins:
- a CDS encoding SGNH/GDSL hydrolase family protein, translating into MLRFMPVGDSQTIGSAGEHTWRYRLWRHLCTTYGGPCTLVGPRETLYDKAADAPTSHAYAEPDFPRAHLAGWGEGWLHMAPLIADAVRASRADVLLVSLGLIDLGFYTNAEQTAENVRRFVTQARSANPRVRMVLLPVIPNIRAQADALFGAQVALFNELLAKAAADLDEPRSPILLASPPPSYDIHVDTYDGTHPNASGEHKIAAAFAGAMWEAWGIGQVYAAGTS
- a CDS encoding Uma2 family endonuclease, with translation MTVLEDRIEMADADANTKRLDEWFERLERMPVPEGYRVEIVGGNVHMTPQRDTHWLIIREFLWALEDRFGRKVKVFSDVRIDFPGHENGFCPDVALLKSSAKPDDTGHWRYQDVEFVAEVISQGTAQNDYGPKRAAYADAEVPVYVIADPYQGRCYVYTDPKDGDYENRTPVDFGTDIDLTGTVVDLVLKTDDFPRD
- a CDS encoding aldo/keto reductase is translated as MKYTQLGRTGLKVSRLVLGTMNFGPQTEETDSHAIMDAALDAGINFFDTANVYGWGENKGRTETIIGNWFAKGGERRDKVVLATKVYGNMGPDGEAWPNHDKLSAVNIRRAVDASLKRLQTDYIDLYQFHHIDRNTPFEEIWQALDVLVQQGKVLYVGSSNFPGYKIAQANETAARLGSLGLVSEQCLYNLFERRAEMEVIPAAQDYGVGVIPWSPLHGGMLGGVIKKEVQGGRRAGGRTADSLADPAVRSQIQSYEDLLEKHGLEPGEAALAWLLTRPGVTGPIVGPRTAEQLESAIRAVELELTEEVLAGLEEIFPGPGPSPEAFAW
- the thpR gene encoding RNA 2',3'-cyclic phosphodiesterase codes for the protein MRLFAAVLPPPDALRELASAVKELEGLPGARSLRWTERPAWHFTLAFYGEVSEDVVPDLSERLARAARHTEPFPLSVSGGGRFGDRALWVGASGDVRALRLLADRVESAARKAGVEMGEHRPYRPHLTLARSRGPADLRPYVAALREFAGREWRVADLTLVRSRLPRSGVPGEQPRYETVERWGLGAGE
- a CDS encoding MFS transporter, producing the protein MSTGTGAASAPAPATHYSPPAHETAQPAQPPTAAEGPEPAERTGTVARTGTVERTETVARTKPVARTGRVARTAPVTQTGPVPRTEPVPRTEPVPRTGPVPPAEPDARTEPVLPAESVERAETAVPTEPRKSSMFSSLRIRNYRLFFLGQVVSNTGTWMQRIAQDWLVLSLTGSSTAVGVTTALQFLPMLLFGLYGGVLVDRLPKRPTLLVTQSAMGATGLVLAFLTLTGHVQVWHVYVAAFAVGLATVLDNPARQSFVSEMVGPKHLQNAVSLNSANFQSARLVGPAVAGVLITGMGTGWAFLLNGLSFLAPIAGLLLMRSRDLHAVDRAPRGKGQLREGLRYVAGHPELIWPIVLVGFIGTFGFNFPVWLSAYADDVFHAGAGAYSLFNTLMAIGSLTGALLAARRGTARLRVLIAAAALFGTLEVVAAGAPSLWLFSLLMVPIGIFGLTVNVTANTAVQMGTDPAMRGRVMALFMMVFMGGTPLGAPVVGWITDAYGARVGFALGGLISALAAATIGLILARASGLRLTVGWHRGHPRVRFVPREEPVPA
- a CDS encoding MarR family winged helix-turn-helix transcriptional regulator, with product MPDLTHGDDAAAVNALRSAVMRLSRRLKHQRVDESLSPTEMSVLGTLARCGSATPGELARKEHVQPPSMTRIVALLESKGLVALEPHPEDRRQKVVTQTERAEAMLEESRRKRNAFLAGLIEGLDEDEWAALRAAAPVLEKLAHL
- a CDS encoding ribbon-helix-helix protein, CopG family, which codes for MGTSVLSVRIDRELLERLRHHAARRGMSVQDYVVRTLIRDDFDQRFEAAVEETERFYNGSTPVT
- a CDS encoding NCS2 family permease, whose product is MPTSAPAKASAQQQPGTRPPSGALDRYFKISERGSTLSREIRGGFATFFAMAYIIVLNPIILGSAKDMYGHHLDHGQLVTATAVTAAFTTLLMGVIGNVPIALAAGLGVNTVVALQLAPRMSWPDAMGMVVLAGFVVMLLVATSLRERVMNAVPLGLRKGISIGIGLFIMLIGLVDSGFVTRIPDVAQTTVPLQLGVNGHLSGWPVLVFVLGALLTFALIVRKVPGAILISIVAMTVLAVVLNAVAKIPSWGLTVPKWPGNPVASPDFGLIGKVSLFGGFGKVGVLTGILFVFTVLLSCFFDAMGTIMGISDEAKLTDAEGNMPGINKVLFVDGIAVAAGGASSSSATTCFVESTAGVGEGARTGFANVVTGLLFAVALFLTPVATMVPSQAATPALVAVGFLILSNSIKEIDWADHTIAIPAFVTMLMMPFTYSITNGIGMGFITFALLRLAAGRGREVPAAMYVVAAVFAFYYLMPALGLT
- a CDS encoding DUF2530 domain-containing protein, giving the protein MAKWTPRHEAPEPLEGPVAPVVTGGTILWLLMFLVQLPFYGWFADHGHTWWLWTCLAGAGLGCVGIWYVRKRDAAIKRDTAIKRAADAER